The region ttatacatattattataatctttgattaaaattttctaattttatattattgaatTTGTTTATATCAATGGTTTTAGTTTCAAAATTATCATTATAGTACAAGACTTTACCGGCATGGTGTCACTTATGTTATTTGATCGTGACGCAAAAAAAACTTCTGGAAAAAAACACATAAGAGTTGATTCAAAAGTTTAATGAGGTTATCGATATTAACTTCATTTACATAAAACtaatttttactttttgtttgtCTATTTTTATAACcgttaattttttcatttttaggaaGGTAATATGAAGATTTATCCGTCAGCTTTGAAATTACTTTTGGATAAAAAGTCGGCGttaaaaattcaaatttctcattataatttGAAGAACAATGTTGATAGTTATGAATCTCAAACTTCAATGTTGATAATAAAATCACtgttaaattgaaaaaaaaaattaacatcgaACATGTAACATTCTTTTACGAAACATACTACAAACATTACACTTATTAGAttcgttttttatattttagttgaTCAACTAACATATATTTATGTACTACAAATACAGGCACCGTAATCTGATTCGTTTAACGTTTTATCGGCAAATTCGGATGTCAAAACACATtaaatttaaaggttttaaatataatataccTAAATCTAATTTTCTaaatactttaaaatattattaacttttagattgacatatgaatttatttttatatttaggatGCAGTTTCGCTTACTGGTGAAAACGTCACACCCGCTTCGAATCTTGATAAAAGTATTGCAACAAGTCCACTAACTAAGTGAACATCCTTTAAAAAGATGTCTAGACGTGAAGAATTAAAACACAACTTGGAAGATGTTTACGATGTTGATAATCTAAAAACAATGTCCTCAACCAAAGGATCATTAACATCAATGACAGATCGTACTTCTGGAGAAGgcaaaccaaaactgttaattccaaataaagaaaaataatatatgattttcatgattttatATGAGTAGTTGGGTGATTTGAgtaaggttctaaataacgtaaggcgtgacttgacagcaatgtcaagcctcaagctttttcgagccttggcgagtcatgacgtttgtaaggcgtgacttaaagcggcaattttctatataattaatatttttatatgtattttcaactattattaatttttatatacatatatgagttaaggcgGCGTTTTGGCAAAGCTTGGCGGCAGGTGCAAGCCTTGGAGTCGTGGTGCGCCTTGGCGGAGCCATggcgagctttttagaaccttggaTTTGAGTATGGTTGATTTCATATTATGTTTACATACTATTTGGTTTTTGGGTTTGGTTTTAGATTACTTTGTTTCATACTATTCATTTTTTGAATTAGAATTTTGATCATTTAAATACACTTTGGGTTTTATAAAATGTTGAATTATTCATCTATTTGTCTTTTGGGTTTAAACTCATATGAATTtagaattttaatcatttttaCTCTATTATTCCGTTTGAATGTGAATTTGTTAGCATTGTTACAATGTtattcattacaacttcaatataaatattagcaaactacaatttttttatgaaattataaacttTTATAAGTCTTTTAACCGTTCTAAAACAATTATTTATAGTTCCTTGTGAATTTATTGATAAATTTATTAGTAAACATTTACCATTGAATTTGAGCAATCGTTAAATTTGTCCATTTTCTATTGTTAAATCAAGTGTAAATGAATTAGAGCAATATTTAAATTTCATATTCTATAATTAATTTATGcactaattaatcaaatattagTACATATCCAAGTGGTCGGGTACCTCCAAGATAATAAgcaaacatgtaaattatatgaaatttcacaatattgtaatttttttaccgGATTTAAATGAACAATTAATTCTTTCACTTGATTTAGATTCTTGTTTACTCATATAAGGttgtaataaaataaatttctgataaattgaaaaaaatattcagctaaaccttaaaattttgaaatttgttggaAATTTTGTTATATGCTAAGTTAGGCTTTTTTTGTGTTGTCATGTTTGCTGATTTCACTATGTATGGTTCATTTGAAGTTCAATTTCTCTATAACAATGTTAATGTTCACATCCAAGTGGAAACAATCACAACCGGTAAGCATTCTAAATGATTTTttcacttatattaatcaaaatattattttaagtgaTGCGTTCTCATGGATATCACACCAATTGTCACTATATAGACCTTCTAGCGGTCTATAGAAGAATCCTAGCGGATTTATGAAGAATTTTGATGCGTTTTCAATGAAGCATCACTCTGTCAACATTTTCTCTCTAGTTATTTATCTTATTTTCGATATAGATGCGTGTCACAATAATACGACAGAAAGAGGTGTTAGTGACCATTAAAGATGAAAAAGTAATATATAATTTAAGAATAATATATAAAGTGTAAATTGTAGATTTAtgatatttatttcaataaaaatatgttgtttgattgttagGTTACATATCtggttattttttattatttttttataatttgattttgacaagtttgatctaaatttgaTAATTGAAGTAGGTAGGAAAGAAATGTGTTAGCGATTTTGAATTTGTATTGCCCTATAGAAACCAACTGTGGCCTCACAGACTATTCTCTCATATCTTAGTAGGTCTTAACATTTCTTAAAATTCAACTACAAGAAGTCATGGATGCACTTCTTGACTCAATCATCTAAACCAAATTTCATTTGTTAGTTGGATGTAGTGACCAAAATGCAAGATTTGTGAaagttcattattatttattagtgttaacctttaccaaattatgaaactaatattatatttttgttcataacattttttttttgtaataatttatttgatcGGAAGATATGTATATAGGATTGGGTGTAgcctgaaaaatcatattttaatttttataaggaaAAACTACTTTGAAATCGACCAAATTACAATGTCTGAATTCGATatttatggttatgacaattcacTTTATTTGTAATGTTTATCGAATTTTTTTTGCAGAATTTAATATTGTTGGTACATGTAACAACTTATTGTTGCTTTTGGTTTTACAGAACTAATATAAAAAGAGCCATATGAGCCTCCATAAGGGTTGGTACACCGAAACAAAGTCAATTCATAAAGCTACTACACAACATATTTTAATCAAGAAGTCGCATTATGttgtgataaaacaaagatcacctagatcatttatgttaaaaattactgtattaaaaaaccaaattactctaatataaatattaaatatttttatttaataagtttagataaaaaactctaaaaatgaatctaaataatattttttttattaaaattcaacAAGCCACCTATATTACGTAATACGTATTTAATTTATGAAATTTCACTGAAATTGACGATCAGTATTACtccaaacaaaaaataaaaatcgtTAGACAATCACTTCGTACCATTTTCAGTTTTGAGTTGACTTCAACTTCACTTTTCCTTCTCTTCCGCCTACCTCTCTTCTTCCAAATCAACCCACAGATCTCGTACAATCAGAAGTAAAAAGAACTCTCAAAGATCCAGTCAATCATTAAACTCGATCTTCCACAGATACTTCGCAGTGGTTCCAGGTTAGCTTTCAAGTGACTGAATCGATTTACACCATCCCCACTGACCTCTACTCTTTACATAGTTTGAGTTGATTTTGCGATCTCTTCAATCCCCAGTCCTATGTCCTGTTCTTGATTTAGAATCTGTAAACGGTATCAAAGAATATTGAAAATCGCTGACTTGTTCAAATTCCTTCCATGAAGAGTGTTTTCATGTTAGGGTTTTTCTTGATTCTCTGCATTAGGTTAGTGAACGCAGCGATTGGTATTGATCCTAATGGGTTTGGGGATCTAAGATCTACAAAAGAACCCCCTATGACCTTCAAATACGATCGAATAGACGAGGTAAAAAAAGAATGTTCTTCGATCATGCCTCCAGATTCTAACCAAAAACCCTACGGAAAAAGATTGTACAGATTTAAAGACAAAATGTCGTTCATCAATGGAGATTGGTGGCAGGAGTTAGATAAAGCTCCATTGATGCCATTTGATGATCATCACAAACTAAATGGGTCAGATGGCTCATTGGATCCAAATTCATCATTGAACTTGGTTTCCTTCTGGGTTACTGATGTAGACCGAGCCCATCGATCCAAAAATTCAGTCAGCATCAACGGGATCTTACAGGTCGCAATAACAATTGGGGGATTGTACGGAGCAAAACCCTACAGTAATAACCCAATGTTTAACATATACCCCGGGCATTCGGAATTAACGATTCCATTCCAAGGTATTGTATCCGATTCCGAAGGAAATGATGGTGAAACTGTAATGTGTTTACTAGGGAACGCGATGTTGCCCTATCGTTACCCCGATTCCAGTAACCCATGGGACTGGGTTAAAGAACCAGGGTACATAAACCAGCCACCACTCATTCAAGATGACCGGATTTTACTGGTTATTCGATACCCCAAAGCTTTTACATTAACAAAAAGAACCATTTATGGtagtttgaaaagtttaaacgcaaaatcaagccaaaaatacTTTGATGAAGTAAAAATCTCATCTTCTTTAAGTGCTTCTGCAAATTACGAGTTTAGCTCCGAAAACCTCGTTTCAAAAGCTTGCACACCATACCCTTACAAAGATAATTTCACAAATACGGGGCTCGGTTTGTACAAAGGAGCTGACTTTTGCCTTATTCTTGAACGCTTCACGGGTCAAGATCCATTAACCGTTGTCCCGAATTGGAAATGCAACCAAACGAATGAAATTTGCAGCAAATTGGGCCCGTTTGAGTCGGATTCCCGTATAAAAGCGACAAACGGTAGCTTTAAAGGTGTAAGACTTAGTCTTCAAGATGTTCGATGTGAAGAATCGCCTTCAAAGGGTCAAAAGAGTAAATTTACCAAGGTTGCAGCGGTTATTCGGGTTGTTTCTCCGTTTGAGGATCATTACAATGCGGGTCAACGAACCGGGTTGAATAATATGACTCTTTCGGCCGAAGGAATGTGGGAATCATCAAGTGGGCAGCTTTGTATGATTGGTTGCCTTGGAATTGTCGATAAAGACGGAATTGGAATCGGGTGCGATTCCCGTATCTGTTTATACATTCCACTCTCGTTTTCCATTAAACAAAGAAGCATCATTCTTGGGACAATTTCGAGTTTAAAAGAGGGGAATTCATCGTTTTTTCCGTTAACGTTTGAGAAACTTGTACGCCCTTCTGAATTATACGATCAGTATACGGAATCTCATCCGTATTATACgtattccaagatcgatttaGCAGGAACAATTCTTGAAAAACACGAGCCTTTCAGCTTCCAAACCGTGATTAAAAAGTCATTTCTGACGTTCCCGAAAGTCGAAGATGCCGATTCCTATCTCGTTGGTTTGTCACTTTTATCTGAAGATCTTACACTTCACCACCCTGCGGTCCCTGATTCCGGACCTAATCGTTTTTCAAGAACTGATGTGCAATTTGAGATTCTCTCACTTGGCCCGTTATTTGGTCATTACTGGTCTCTACAAAACGATTCAATTACAGAAGAAGACACACCGTATCACGCTAAAACGACATACACCGAACGACAGCTCCTATTGAATGTATCGGGTCAACTTTCGCTCTTCGGAGGGCAATATGGGAATGTTTCTGATATTTTGGTCGAAGGGTTGTATTATCCGGTTGTTGGGAAAATGTATTTAGTTGGGTGTAGGGACGTACGAGCCTCATGGAATGTTTTATACGAGAGTATGGATCTTGAAAATGGGTTGGATTGTTTGATTGAAGTTGTGATATCGTACCCGCCTACTGCGACCCGTTGGATGGTTAATCCAACGGCTAGGATTTCGATCTCGAGTCAACGAAACGAGTTTGACCCATTGTTTTTCAAACCGGTCAACCTCCAAACAGTCCCGATTATGTATCGGGCTCAACGGGAAGATATTCTTTCTAGAAGAGGTGTAGAGGGGATTTTACAACTTCTTACACTTTCGGTTGCAATCGGTTTTATTTTAACCGAATTGTTTTACATCAAAGAGAATGCGAATGCGGTCCCGTTTGTTTCACTCGTGATGTTATCGGTCCAAGCGGTTGGATACGGGATTCCCTTAGTTACGGGGGCAGAAGCGCTTTTTAAAAAAACCGAATCTTACGAAAAGTCTTCGGTTCTTGAAAAAAGTCAAATGGTTCGGGTCATCGATTACACGGTCAAGATTCTTGTATTGGTTTCATTCTCGCTAACATTGCGGCTTTACCAAAAAGTTTGGAGGGCCCGAATCCGGTTACAGACGCGGGCCCCACATGAACCGGCCCGTGTGCCGTCTGATCGACGGGTTCTTATAGTTACTGGGCTGGTTCATGTGCTCGGGTTTGTATGTGTGCTTGTGGTTCATAACCTACAACAATGGCTTGCTGAACTTGAGGAGTATGTGGGTTTGGttcaagatttctttttgctTCCACAAGTTATTGGTAACTTAATTTGGCAAATTAATTGCAAACCGTTACGAAAATCATATTTTATCGGGTTAACTGTGATTCGACTTCTTCCTCATGTTTATGATTACATTCGAACCCCGATCCCGAACCCGTATTTTTCTGAGGATTATGAGTTTGTGAATCCGCATCTTGATTTTTATTCAAAGTTCGGGGATATTGGGATTCCTGTAATTGCAATTCTTCTTGCGGTTGTAGTACATGTTCAACAGAAGTTTAGTTATGAGAGGCTTGTGGAGGTTCTTGATTTTGGTAAGTTTAGGGTTTTGCCAAGGCAGACGGTGGCATATGAGCGGTTGCCGCCAGTGGTGGCGGAGGCTGAGATGACTTCCGGTGGCAATGGAGATGTGGGAACGAGGAAGGAGGTTGAGGTGGAATGAACAGGATGACGTGTAGGTGtggttttcatgttttttttgggtcatgttgtatTGTAGATGTTGTGAGATTTTTGTAAACTTGCCGATTTTTACATGTAGATTTATGGCTATGTGAATTTGAAACGTTGAAGATACAGGAGACCgaaaacaagttttacaaatgTTGATTAATAACGCATTTAGCGATTTTGTATGAAATGAAGCGTGGGAAAGAGTACGGCAAAAGCAATTAGTAgcttttaaaagtataaaattagataaaaacctAAAATATCAAAAAACTAATAATAGTTCATAAAAACTAAAAGCTATTTGAAGTAtctcttataagaaaataaaggTTTATCTAAGGCCGGACGGAGTGGGTGCGGGAAAGAAAATAAAGGTTTATCTAAGGCCGGACGGAGTGGGTGCGGGAAAGGGGTGAGGGAAGCTTCCCTCACTCCTGCACACCACTCCGTGGGTGAGGGAAAGAAACGCGGGAAAAGAGGTGGGGGGAGCGGGTGCCGCACTCTCTCTCCTCATGCTAttgaccaatttttttttttttttttttttttaaattatatacctattataaaaatataaaaaatatattaaaattcatggtttttaattccctacaaaatgagtataatatatgtatggaatatattaaaaaaaagtgaGGGAAGGGCTTCCCACCAATTCCTTGGCTTTTAGGTGAGGGAAAGGGAAGTGAGGGAAAGAGGGGTATGACCTACCAAAAGTGAGGAAAGAGTCCCTCCCACTAGGGGTGtttgtttggatggatcggtttgatccgatccaatcaagtgaatccaaattgatttcggttttcaaaacatggatccgaatagttcaaactaaattcaaatccgatccgatccgatccaattacaattcggttggatcggtttttataattcggttttcaaaaaccgaaacattttaaaacgacatataattataatattacccaattTAACACAAGAAACGAAAAAatttatttagttgtgatttgaaatttacgTACAAACAACTACTAAgcagatatattatagttaaatattttatagatagaaaacttttgagagataatacatattgatgtttttttatcaggtgaaacgttttgaacctatatgaaaaaatatattacaaaatcaatagataactatagatatatatgataaataaataaataataaatgtttattcggtttttttagactattcggttcttattttataaaccaaaatcaatccaaaattcaaaataataattcagttttgttgaaaaccaatcaaaattgtccaattggacaattcggttttatccaaatagtgaacagctCTACTTCTCACACCCTCCGGTCTAACAGTAAAGATTAATAGTTAATAGTTTCATACTATAAAACAAAACTCTtacctttttctttttttcttaaaaaatattTGCTTTTCTGATCATAAAAGTCTAATACTCGtcctctttgcattaagttttAATCGTgctgattaataattttaaatttcaattttatcaTGTTTTAGCCATTAAAACATAGTATAACATGTTCAACATATTGCCATCTTACCATTTACATCTTACCATTTACATCCATACATGCTACgtaccatttacatggaatttaaaaatatttttctctaaaATTAGTTTTATTTGACAAAATTATGAAACTAAAAGACAAAAATATAATTCATTCTTTTCCTGTGGCATTTACATggaatttaaaaatatttttctctaaaATTAGTTTTACTGGacaaatctctaaatattattaaaagagaacccttaattcaccaatgaagcaatcaaggcccttgattgtatttcaatcatatgattttcaccattagatcaaattgatgacatcatcttctcaaaatagaattcaaacatttaattatagaatctttaaatttaccaattacatttcaaacacaattacattaaattatagaatctttaattatagaatctattcatatttaattatagaatctattcATATTTTCGAAAATATATTTCACAATTCGGGCATAATtgcatttaattatagaatctttaaaatcaacaattatgttatcaattaaagcatatcattttatttatatatgagaCATCGGTTTCTCCATATATATGGCCAAAAACATGATAACCGCCCCCATCTTTCTCCTCTATTTTTTCTCTTAAACCAGAATTCCATAATCCTCTTCTTCCTCATGTCAATGGTTGTGCTTCAATTGATGTTTTGTGTGTTCATAACAGAATGTAGCATCATAACGTGGTTCCTTTTTCTTATGTATTCTTAGAATTTCCGTATTGCCTCTTCCTTGCATCTCCAATTATCACACCTCGACTTTGGCTTCACACAAATCTCTACAAACTGAAGCAAACATCTCCTTCAAGACATCTTTTGACGATCTATGTcatcattaaccctaattaatattgttaataatttaattccattatttatagtttttggcttcaaaatttaaacctgattagttttttcttttttaaaaaaactcattaaataagcatatcaataattatgttatctttaatctctagatatatattaaaagagaaacctgaTTACATCATCTTCAAAAATCAGGTCTGTTGATTGGCTTTTCTTTATagttttccacccttagatcaatttgATGATGTCATCAATGTTAATAGGATTTTTTTTAAATCCTTTTAAATGTTgattaaggaaataattatttttctgGATTCCGACATTTATGATTAAAATGTTAATTAAGGAAATAATAtctttaaatcattcaaaatggTTGATCCTTATAATGTTCAAAACCATCATTTAATCAAATCTCATTAAATATGCATCTAATTCATCTATTTTTGACAATTATTtgaatttaatataaaatcacaCCTCCTGGTTTCTAATTATTTATTGAAAATCGTTAATCAGCTCTCATTCGTTATTATCTTCATCAATTTCCTTTAATTCTAATATTTGGAGATAGTAAATAATAGATAAACATGTTGTCTCCGATTTAAAGTAGATTTTAAAAGATTTAGTTTCTCATTATCCGCATTTTGAAAATTATAAATAGTTTCTCACATTTCTCATTCTCTCTTTCACatgttcgttcttatatcaatgCACTACATAAATTGAACAAAACAATACATCAACCTTCACATCAATTTTATTACGAATCTTCTAGGTATGGCATTATCCGCGTGTGCTTTTTAAGATGTGTATGTGTTGTGTTTCCCTTTGTTGGTACCTCTTATATGTGTTAACTAACTATTTGTAAATGTTCTCAGAGAAACCTGCATAAAAAGATTTACAACttcataaaaatataaacaacttcatcttctttaTATAAATCAAAGTGTCGATCTATTAGGAAACAGTATATGGCATAAACTGATTGTGATGGAGTATATCGATCTATTAGGAAACAGTATAGGGACATTTTCGGTAATTTTTATACAATAACACACATTAATCCTTTGTTTTGGGTCATTTTTGCTAACTGGTTAGGTTAGTTTCAGATTCCTTTGTGAAATTTGGTGCTTTTCTTGGCTTTTGGTGCAAGTGTatgttttatagttttttttcattttttttatttatagcaAAGTACTTTGCTATTTGTGTATACGTCTTTATAAAacaaaaaagttttattttttggtTTGTGCGAGATTCAATCTTCAAGGAATTATTTTTGTTAATCTGAAATAGCAAAATGTTTTAatctaaaattataaaaatatgatTAGATTCATTTTTAGCTATTTGGCTATTCGATCAAGGTCCAGATGCCAGGTTTGCAACCTGTGAAATTTTTGCATATTATGCgaagcttatggttagtttggTTCTCATGATATAAGTAATGCATATTTATGCATAACATTATGCTTTGaatgtaaaaataataataataaaaacttttatttaaataaaaatgtgggttttaaacaaaaaaaatatatatttatatggtttaaaatgtaataaaaatatatttatatgatttCAAATGAAAAATGGTTAACAGTGAATAAAATTGGataaaatgatgttcgatttggaacaaaaataCAGAGTGTCAAAactggaaaaaaaaattacatttagtgt is a window of Lactuca sativa cultivar Salinas chromosome 1, Lsat_Salinas_v11, whole genome shotgun sequence DNA encoding:
- the LOC111909440 gene encoding uncharacterized protein LOC111909440, whose protein sequence is MKSVFMLGFFLILCIRLVNAAIGIDPNGFGDLRSTKEPPMTFKYDRIDEVKKECSSIMPPDSNQKPYGKRLYRFKDKMSFINGDWWQELDKAPLMPFDDHHKLNGSDGSLDPNSSLNLVSFWVTDVDRAHRSKNSVSINGILQVAITIGGLYGAKPYSNNPMFNIYPGHSELTIPFQGIVSDSEGNDGETVMCLLGNAMLPYRYPDSSNPWDWVKEPGYINQPPLIQDDRILLVIRYPKAFTLTKRTIYGSLKSLNAKSSQKYFDEVKISSSLSASANYEFSSENLVSKACTPYPYKDNFTNTGLGLYKGADFCLILERFTGQDPLTVVPNWKCNQTNEICSKLGPFESDSRIKATNGSFKGVRLSLQDVRCEESPSKGQKSKFTKVAAVIRVVSPFEDHYNAGQRTGLNNMTLSAEGMWESSSGQLCMIGCLGIVDKDGIGIGCDSRICLYIPLSFSIKQRSIILGTISSLKEGNSSFFPLTFEKLVRPSELYDQYTESHPYYTYSKIDLAGTILEKHEPFSFQTVIKKSFLTFPKVEDADSYLVGLSLLSEDLTLHHPAVPDSGPNRFSRTDVQFEILSLGPLFGHYWSLQNDSITEEDTPYHAKTTYTERQLLLNVSGQLSLFGGQYGNVSDILVEGLYYPVVGKMYLVGCRDVRASWNVLYESMDLENGLDCLIEVVISYPPTATRWMVNPTARISISSQRNEFDPLFFKPVNLQTVPIMYRAQREDILSRRGVEGILQLLTLSVAIGFILTELFYIKENANAVPFVSLVMLSVQAVGYGIPLVTGAEALFKKTESYEKSSVLEKSQMVRVIDYTVKILVLVSFSLTLRLYQKVWRARIRLQTRAPHEPARVPSDRRVLIVTGLVHVLGFVCVLVVHNLQQWLAELEEYVGLVQDFFLLPQVIGNLIWQINCKPLRKSYFIGLTVIRLLPHVYDYIRTPIPNPYFSEDYEFVNPHLDFYSKFGDIGIPVIAILLAVVVHVQQKFSYERLVEVLDFGKFRVLPRQTVAYERLPPVVAEAEMTSGGNGDVGTRKEVEVE